The Apis cerana isolate GH-2021 linkage group LG16, AcerK_1.0, whole genome shotgun sequence genome segment caataatttcattcgtgATTAACGGACTACTTTTACTGTTGTTGAGAAcagtataaaaatcaaattaaaattttcactctCTCAAGTAATGAAAACGTATTTCCTCTACGTATTTCTGTTCTATTACAACCATCTCAATCATCAACATAATCGTAAACTTCTAAACTgagaaaacttttaaaattatttacacacacatacatatatatatatatatatataatatttccagCATAAAATTCCTCATCACGATCCACTTTcaattttcctcttcttcaaagattggaaaaaagaagagaaacaaTCCTCCATCGCATATAAACACATCTACACCATACGAATTTCTTCTCTATCTATCCATCTTATTTACcttcgaagagaaagagagaaaaatttcgcgagagaagaaaaaacccAAAGTAAATAACAGCGGTGGCAGTGAGTCTATCGCCGAGagacgagaaagaaagagagaacccGTGAGGGGAATGGGAAAAAAAGAGCGAGAGCCAGGTCTATATACGTGCAACAACAACACCAGGTATATAGATAAGAGGGAGCGTTTGCCTCGTTCTCGAAATACGAATGGCGAACCGTTCGCGATATcggttattataaattacagggagaggggggaggggatcgTGACTATCCGCCGTAAAGGGTAAAGTAAAGTAACGAATTAACGGCTTGGGGAGTGTCGCGAAGTGTAAAGTGCCGCGCTTGTTCCCGATCCGTGATcctcccccccctcccccctcccccagaGGGGGAGGCCCGACCCGTTCCACCGATTCGTAAACGTGAATTTATAATGACGTTGTACTTTCCGGAGAATACCTATTACGAACTGCCTTTTAAGGAAGTTGTATATTACGCGTTTCACGGGCGTTCGTGCGTTAGCCGACAGCCGAGGGAGGGCGggggggaagaggaggaggaggaggaggagtgggAGGAGGGtgtttttttgctttttttttctcgagaatTAAAATACCGGTCATCCGGCATTTCGCCATTTTCTCGTGTTTTTCTCGGATTCTTGGATCGAAGAGGGTAGATAGGTTTTGGATTGGCTCTTTTcgcctctctttttcctccgtGGATAGATTTTGGAAGTTTTGTTTGTATCCATATGTATGGATATGATGAGAAGAAAacagtaattaaattatgtttgtaAATGAAGTTAATgaataaatggaattatttttctttaaatatcctCAGAAGGGCGATTTtgtttgatttcatttattttgcattacGAAAATGGGAAActcgtacaatttttcttccaaaacaagacaaattttactttaccagactcttaaaaatttaatttacagacTATCTAACAAAACTCGAAtagaagtaaaatttattattgtagaaagggaaagaagaaaatttcgaaagaaatttctacGTTCTGGGATGAAGGTGAGGGTGAAAATTCGTAAGGAGGAGTTGGAAGAAACGCAACTTTCTCGAGACGAGTGCTTGTTCCAAATATTTGCAGAGTATTAAATCCGCTCGAGGCGTCGGATCCATGTCTAGAGTATCGTTTACGCATAGTGCACGGTAGCTCTGAGAAACAAACACACTGTTGAGCGtggtttatttttgttattgctGCTTCTATGACGATGATATTCTTTAGACGATTtagatgaaaagaattttgaaaacatctctcgttttctattctaattcattccgaattatatttgaatttttggaCGAGATAAGATTAAtccgaaaaattaatttaatttcgttcgagCGAGTTATATTGAAAAGTTTTATCGTCACCGcgtatattgcaaaataatttaacgagaCGAGTTTAATTTATCTCTAATAAACGAGTCATCTTCGCAATACGAATTTTCATTCGCGGGACGATTCGAGGAACGAATTACACTCTCTTGAGAATTGTTGTTACCATAAAATAACTGCATAAAAAAGGGGACGGAATCGAGGAGGACAGGCAGTTGCCATTAATATCGCCAAAGTAACGCCGTGGAATGACACATATAAGGCACACACGCACACGGGCGATAAAGTACAAATACACCGCTTCTGTCTTTTTATCAACACGTTCTAATCCCGTCGTCGTATGGGCGGCGACGCCTTCAAACACACGATGCGCGTTTTACAAACGAGTTTCCTCTTCTTCAATTTGTTCTGCAAACATTTAGAAAGGAATCTTTCTCGGCCAGATGAAGAAACAAGCTGCACGGGTGATCCCATTCAAAGAAAGCATAACACGTGGAAGATTTATATGTCCTTCGATTGCACAACATTCGTTTGACCTTTGGCCGACCTTCTGCTTTAACTTCGAATCGTATCTCTCGTGACGAGACAGCCCAATCGTCGGATTAAGATACgagtttctctctttctctctctttttctctttctctcagcGAGGTTGATAAGCGGAAcatggatttttaaaaatgtgttCAAATGTTCgtcaaaatgtaatattatgtaattgtaag includes the following:
- the LOC108000314 gene encoding uncharacterized protein LOC108000314 isoform X5 produces the protein MSTINTRYECTDIIENENLAVQHPMDYWRTAGPPDFVQEKHKIPHHDPLSIFLFFKDWKKEEKQSSIAYKHIYTIRISSLSIHLIYLRREREKNFAREEKTQSK
- the LOC108000314 gene encoding uncharacterized protein LOC108000314 isoform X1, producing the protein MNHSLTEQNRDDDSLKTIQNSRWTFWRERSMSRKIMFPTICYIFHMSVPTLSKTKIWRSSIQWITGARLGRRTSSRRSIKFLITIHFQFSSSSKIGKKKRNNPPSHINTSTPYEFLLYLSILFTFEEKERKISREKKKPKVNNSGGSESIAERRERKREPVRGMGKKEREPGLYTCNNNTRYIDKRERLPRSRNTNGEPFAISVIINYRERGEGIVTIRRKG
- the LOC108000314 gene encoding uncharacterized protein LOC108000314 isoform X4, with protein sequence MFTLHQWQFRCARFARRDEDKEDECTDIIENENLAVQHPMDYWRTAGPPDFVQEKHKIPHHDPLSIFLFFKDWKKEEKQSSIAYKHIYTIRISSLSIHLIYLRREREKNFAREEKTQSK
- the LOC108000314 gene encoding uncharacterized protein LOC108000314 isoform X2, whose product is MSRKIMFPTICYIFHMSVPTLSKTKIWRSSIQWITGARLGRRTSSRRSIKFLITIHFQFSSSSKIGKKKRNNPPSHINTSTPYEFLLYLSILFTFEEKERKISREKKKPKVNNSGGSESIAERRERKREPVRGMGKKEREPGLYTCNNNTRYIDKRERLPRSRNTNGEPFAISVIINYRERGEGIVTIRRKG